One window of Ziziphus jujuba cultivar Dongzao chromosome 5, ASM3175591v1 genomic DNA carries:
- the LOC107403420 gene encoding uncharacterized protein LOC107403420 isoform X1 has translation MPKTADQRRRIGELAARHRFSYAQNLLITFFQLSSAWTMLCCKNSILETHYNILSVKEDATYEEIRASYRSAILNSHPDKLQNASEASHAENELGASFLKVQKAWEILSDSRSRALYDIELQASRQDSTIAAEDVSLEDMIVEDTGEEVELFYHCRCGDYYSVDSLELGKMGFPLLRDGRKISLQRGDALPASVILPCGSCSLRVRLLINSDIYVSINNNI, from the exons ATGCCCAAAACTGCGGACCAACGGAGGCGAATCGGAGAGTTGGCAGCGAGGCACAGATTTTCTTATGCTCAGAATTTGTTGATTACGTTCTTCCAGCTCTCATCTG CTTGGACAATGCTCTGCTGCAAGAATTCCATTCTAGAAACACATTATAATATCCTATCAGTGAAAGAAGATGCGACTTATGAAGAAATTCGTGCGAGCTACAGATCTGCCATCCTTAACAGCCATCCTGATAAATTACAAAATGCATCTGAGGCTTCCCACGCCGAGAATGAACTAGGGGCTAGTTTCTTGAAGGTACAGAAGGCTTGGGAAATCCTCAGCGATTCAAGGTCTCGGGCACTTTATGACATTGAGCTTCAAGCTTCGAGACAGGATTCAACCATAGCTGCAGAAGATGTTAGCTTGGAAGATATGATTGTTGAAGATACAGGAGAGGAAGTTGAACTCTTTTACCATTGTCGGTGCGGCGATTATTACTCTGTTGATTCTTTAGAGTTGGGAAAAATGGGATTTCCTTTATTGAGAGATGGGAGGAAGATATCTTTACAGAGAGGGGATGCTTTGCCAGCTTCAGTTATTCTTCCTTGTGGTTCTTGTTCTTTGAGAGTCCGGCTATTGATAAATTCAGATATTTATGTttcaatcaataataatatttga
- the LOC107403419 gene encoding SKP1-interacting partner 15, whose product MDESPIYNLPQETLYQIFSSLPLRQIMICRSVCKLFNQLLTSPCFVDHVFTRSPLNLIALRPPHHHHHHHSHSNRHLSSHSYLHVFDPDQNQWLKFNLDFLPFRSPHPVASSLGLVYLWGDSPDSADSNKSLVVCNPLTRRFRVLPQLGSAWSRHGSVLVDTASRVIVLTELVALYFTGAHQWLSFSSNLPSKPRSPILVSDSVYALCDVGSPWRSQWKLFSCTITQLKSSKPWTRLERHEWGDVFDILKRPRLVRGTGNRILMVGGLKSSFSLNPSCSTILILRLDLDSMEWDEAGRMPLDMFGCFQESSKFKVFGGGDRVCFSAKRIGRLALWDPCSGKGEWRWIDGVPGSGDGLSRGFVFEARLTALP is encoded by the coding sequence atggacgAATCCCCGATCTACAATCTACCTCAGGAAACTCTCTACCAGATCTTCTCTAGCCTTCCACTCCGTCAGATCATGATCTGCCGCTCCGTCTGCAAGCTCTTCAACCAACTCCTCACCTCCCCTTGCTTCGTTGATCACGTCTTCACCAGATCCCCTCTCAACCTCATCGCTCTCCGACCTCCacaccatcaccaccaccatcacAGCCATAGCAACCGCCACTTGTCCTCTCATTCGTATCTACACGTGTTCGATCCCGACCAGAACCAATGGCTCAAGTTCAACCTCGATTTCCTTCCCTTCCGGTCTCCCCACCCGGTCGCTTCCTCTCTCGGACTCGTTTACCTCTGGGGAGACTCGCCCGACTCTGCCGACTCGAATAAATCGCTCGTCGTCTGTAACCCGTTGACCCGGCGTTTCCGGGTTTTGCCTCAGCTGGGTTCGGCTTGGTCGCGTCATGGGTCTGTCCTGGTTGACACCGCGAGTCGGGTCATAGTCTTGACGGAATTGGTGGCACTTTACTTCACTGGTGCGCATCAGTGGCTGAGTTTCTCTTCCAACTTGCCGTCGAAACCCAGAAGCCCAATTTTGGTTTCCGACTCGGTTTACGCGCTCTGCGATGTGGGTTCGCCTTGGAGGAGCCAGTGGAAGCTTTTCTCTTGCACAATCACGCAGCTCAAGAGCTCGAAGCCATGGACTCGGTTAGAGAGGCATGAGTGGGGGGACGTGTTTGATATTTTGAAACGGCCCCGTTTGGTTCGGGGAACGGGGAATCGAATCCTGATGGTTGGTGGGTTGAAGTCTTCGTTTTCTTTGAACCCTTCGTGCTCGACGATATTGATACTGAGGTTGGATTTGGATAGCATGGAGTGGGACGAGGCCGGTCGGATGCCACTAGACATGTTTGGGTGTTTTCAGGAGTCGAGCAAGTTCAAAGTGTTTGGTGGAGGAGACCGGGTTTGCTTCTCTGCGAAGAGAATTGGGAGGTTGGCATTGTGGGATCCTTGTTCCGGTAAAGGGGAGTGGAGGTGGATCGATGGTGTTCCTGGTAGTGGTGATGGTCTTTCCAGAGGGTTTGTTTTTGAGGCGAGGTTAACTGCATTGCCATGA
- the LOC107403420 gene encoding uncharacterized protein LOC107403420 isoform X2: protein MLCCKNSILETHYNILSVKEDATYEEIRASYRSAILNSHPDKLQNASEASHAENELGASFLKVQKAWEILSDSRSRALYDIELQASRQDSTIAAEDVSLEDMIVEDTGEEVELFYHCRCGDYYSVDSLELGKMGFPLLRDGRKISLQRGDALPASVILPCGSCSLRVRLLINSDIYVSINNNI, encoded by the coding sequence ATGCTCTGCTGCAAGAATTCCATTCTAGAAACACATTATAATATCCTATCAGTGAAAGAAGATGCGACTTATGAAGAAATTCGTGCGAGCTACAGATCTGCCATCCTTAACAGCCATCCTGATAAATTACAAAATGCATCTGAGGCTTCCCACGCCGAGAATGAACTAGGGGCTAGTTTCTTGAAGGTACAGAAGGCTTGGGAAATCCTCAGCGATTCAAGGTCTCGGGCACTTTATGACATTGAGCTTCAAGCTTCGAGACAGGATTCAACCATAGCTGCAGAAGATGTTAGCTTGGAAGATATGATTGTTGAAGATACAGGAGAGGAAGTTGAACTCTTTTACCATTGTCGGTGCGGCGATTATTACTCTGTTGATTCTTTAGAGTTGGGAAAAATGGGATTTCCTTTATTGAGAGATGGGAGGAAGATATCTTTACAGAGAGGGGATGCTTTGCCAGCTTCAGTTATTCTTCCTTGTGGTTCTTGTTCTTTGAGAGTCCGGCTATTGATAAATTCAGATATTTATGTttcaatcaataataatatttga